A single Cnuibacter physcomitrellae DNA region contains:
- a CDS encoding cystathionine gamma-synthase, with amino-acid sequence MASPQGFETAAIHAGQAFDPTTGAIIPPIYQTSTFVQDGIGGLRGGYEYNRSGNPTRTALEQQLAAIEGAAHAISFSSGLAAEDALIRSALKPGDRVVLGNDAYGGTHRLIERVHGAWGVENVTVEMSDLSAVAKAVADSSAKVLWVETPSNPLMKISDIAELAEIGHAAGALVVVDNTFASPYLQQPLALGADVVVHSTTKYLGGHSDVLGGAIVLNDDELAKAVAFQQFAVGAVSSPMDAWLTTRGIKTLAVRMDRHSENAQAIAEHLVGHPAVEAVYYPGLSTHPGHELAARQMRSFGGMISVALRGGPKAARRFAESTELFSLAESLGGVESLIGYPTEMTHASVVGTPLEVPANLVRLSVGIESLSDLLADLDRALPRR; translated from the coding sequence ATGGCTTCCCCCCAGGGCTTCGAGACCGCGGCGATCCACGCCGGACAGGCCTTCGACCCCACCACCGGCGCGATCATCCCGCCGATCTACCAGACCTCCACCTTCGTCCAGGACGGAATCGGGGGCCTTCGCGGCGGATACGAGTACAACCGCAGCGGAAACCCGACGCGCACGGCGCTCGAGCAGCAGCTCGCCGCGATCGAGGGCGCCGCGCACGCCATCAGCTTCTCGTCGGGCCTCGCGGCCGAGGATGCACTGATCCGCTCCGCGCTGAAGCCCGGCGACCGTGTCGTGCTCGGCAACGACGCGTACGGCGGCACCCACCGGCTGATCGAGCGCGTCCACGGCGCCTGGGGCGTCGAGAACGTGACCGTCGAGATGAGCGACCTCTCGGCCGTGGCGAAGGCGGTGGCAGACTCGAGCGCGAAGGTGCTCTGGGTCGAGACGCCGTCGAACCCGCTGATGAAGATCAGCGACATCGCCGAGCTCGCCGAGATCGGGCACGCCGCGGGCGCGCTCGTCGTCGTCGACAACACCTTCGCCTCGCCGTACCTGCAGCAGCCGCTGGCGCTCGGCGCCGACGTGGTGGTGCACTCGACGACGAAGTACCTGGGCGGTCACTCCGACGTGCTCGGCGGAGCCATCGTGCTGAACGACGACGAGCTCGCGAAGGCCGTGGCGTTCCAGCAGTTCGCGGTGGGCGCGGTGTCGTCGCCGATGGACGCCTGGCTCACCACCCGCGGCATCAAGACCCTCGCGGTGCGCATGGACCGCCACTCCGAGAACGCGCAGGCGATCGCAGAGCACCTGGTCGGCCACCCCGCCGTCGAGGCGGTGTACTACCCGGGCCTGTCCACGCATCCCGGACACGAGCTCGCCGCGCGTCAGATGCGGTCGTTCGGCGGCATGATCTCGGTCGCGCTCCGCGGCGGCCCGAAGGCCGCCCGGCGGTTCGCCGAGTCGACGGAGCTGTTCTCGCTCGCCGAGTCGCTCGGAGGTGTGGAGTCGCTCATCGGCTACCCGACCGAGATGACGCACGCATCGGTGGTCGGCACCCCGCTCGAGGTGCCGGCGAACCTGGTGCGGCTCTCGGTGGGCATCGAGTCGCTCTCCGACCTGCTCGCCGACCTCGATCGAGCCCTCCCGCGCCGCTGA
- a CDS encoding cystathionine beta-synthase, with amino-acid sequence MEYAESVIDLVGNTPLVKLNRVTDGIAATVLVKVEYLNPGGSSKDRIATRIIDAAEREGKLKPGGTIVEPTSGNTGVGLALVAQQRGYRCVFVLPDKVGEDKRNVLTAYGAEIVVTPTAVAPEDPDSYYSVSDRLAREIPGAFKPNQYANQNGPLSHYETTGPEIWRDTDGRVTHFVAGVGTGGTISGTGRYLKEVSDGRVQIIGADPEGSVYSGGTGRPYLTEGVGEDFWPSAYDPSVVDQVIASSDAESFEMTRRLAREEGLLVGGSSGLAVSVALKAAADLPADAIVVVLLPDGGRGYLGKIFNDKWMRSYGFAPASEGATVRDVLAGKNGALPDLVHTHPSETVHDAIGIMSTYGVSQLPVLSAEPPVVLGEVVGALSEDTLLGHLFAGRASMSDKVGDFVDAAFPTIGANEPVQSAWEQLGEASALLVTDDGKPVTVITRQDLLTFLSEAS; translated from the coding sequence ATGGAATACGCAGAGAGCGTCATCGACCTGGTGGGCAACACCCCCCTGGTCAAACTGAACCGCGTCACGGACGGGATCGCCGCCACCGTGCTCGTGAAGGTCGAGTACCTGAACCCGGGAGGCTCGTCCAAGGACCGCATCGCGACCCGCATCATCGACGCCGCTGAGCGGGAGGGCAAGCTGAAGCCCGGCGGGACGATCGTCGAGCCCACCTCGGGCAACACCGGGGTGGGCCTCGCGCTCGTCGCGCAGCAGCGCGGCTACCGCTGCGTGTTCGTCCTCCCCGACAAGGTGGGCGAGGACAAGCGCAACGTGCTCACCGCCTACGGCGCCGAGATCGTGGTCACCCCGACCGCCGTCGCGCCCGAGGACCCGGACTCCTACTACTCGGTGTCCGACCGCCTCGCGCGGGAGATCCCCGGCGCGTTCAAGCCCAACCAGTACGCCAACCAGAACGGGCCGCTCAGCCACTACGAGACCACCGGTCCCGAGATCTGGCGCGACACCGACGGCCGCGTCACCCACTTCGTGGCGGGCGTCGGCACGGGCGGCACCATCAGCGGTACCGGTCGGTACCTCAAGGAGGTGTCCGACGGACGCGTCCAGATCATCGGCGCCGACCCGGAGGGCTCCGTCTACTCCGGCGGCACCGGGCGCCCGTACCTCACCGAGGGCGTGGGCGAGGACTTCTGGCCGAGCGCCTACGACCCGAGCGTCGTCGACCAGGTCATCGCCTCCAGCGACGCCGAGTCGTTCGAGATGACCCGCCGGCTCGCCCGCGAGGAGGGCCTCCTCGTCGGCGGATCCTCGGGCCTCGCGGTCTCCGTCGCGCTCAAGGCGGCTGCCGACCTCCCCGCCGACGCGATCGTCGTCGTGCTGCTGCCCGACGGCGGCCGCGGATACCTCGGCAAGATCTTCAACGACAAGTGGATGCGCTCCTACGGCTTCGCACCCGCCTCCGAGGGCGCCACCGTGCGCGACGTCCTCGCGGGCAAGAACGGGGCGCTCCCGGATCTGGTGCACACGCATCCGAGCGAGACCGTGCACGACGCGATCGGCATCATGTCGACCTACGGCGTCTCGCAGCTGCCCGTGCTCTCGGCCGAGCCGCCCGTCGTGCTCGGCGAGGTCGTCGGCGCGCTCTCGGAGGACACGCTGCTCGGACACCTGTTCGCGGGCCGCGCGTCGATGTCCGACAAGGTGGGCGACTTCGTCGACGCCGCGTTCCCGACGATCGGCGCCAACGAGCCCGTCCAGTCGGCCTGGGAGCAGCTCGGCGAGGCCAGCGCGCTCCTCGTCACCGATGACGGCAAGCCCGTCACCGTCATCACCCGACAGGACCTCCTCACCTTCCTCAGCGAAGCGTCCTGA
- a CDS encoding ABC transporter ATP-binding protein codes for MRGGSRPAGGGAGGGGGGRVSSGDAAAQRAANADAPHIPHLFRRISELFTPYRGELIVTGILVLVTAGLTVIPPLLTEQAFDVGLFPAEGGPNLPVLLELVGLMVLIWIVGAALGVWQTFLTAKVGNHVMGDLRVRLFTHLQRMELAFFTRTKTGVIQSRLQNDVGGVANVLTNTVASVLGNTVTVIAALVAMLLLSWQLTLVAVILMPLLVWVQRRVGQVRARIAGQTQESLSEMTAITQETLSVSGILLAKSFNRQSAEIGRYADENRNQIGLAIRQQMTGQWFFAMVQIILSIVPAIVYVVSAYLIVGGVDITAGTIVAFTTVQARLMWPLLGLMRVGLDLQTSGALFARIFEYLDLRPAIVDKPDARALPPADAGRVELRDVTFVYPDGEREHPTLDRVSLTIEPGQFAAFVGPSGAGKTTVSYLVPRLYDVTEGAVLVDGEDVRDVTHESLIAQLGVVSQETYLFHATIGENLRYARPDATDAELIDAATRANIHERIMSFPDGYDTVVGERGYRLSGGEKQRIAIARVLLKDPAILILDEATSALDSISERVVQDALDNASHGRTTIAIAHRLSTIVGADVIFVVDGGRIVESGTHGELLERGGAYAALYAQQLDVVSPAVR; via the coding sequence ATGCGCGGCGGATCGCGCCCCGCAGGCGGTGGCGCCGGTGGTGGCGGCGGAGGCCGTGTGTCGAGCGGCGACGCGGCTGCTCAGCGCGCCGCGAACGCCGACGCCCCGCACATCCCGCATCTCTTCCGCCGGATCTCCGAGCTCTTCACCCCCTACCGCGGCGAGCTCATCGTCACGGGCATCCTCGTGCTCGTCACCGCCGGGCTCACGGTGATCCCGCCGCTCCTGACCGAGCAGGCCTTCGACGTGGGGCTCTTCCCCGCGGAGGGCGGTCCCAACCTGCCCGTCCTGCTCGAGCTCGTGGGTCTCATGGTCCTCATCTGGATCGTCGGGGCCGCGCTCGGTGTGTGGCAGACCTTCCTCACCGCGAAGGTCGGCAACCACGTGATGGGCGACCTCCGCGTGCGTCTGTTCACCCACCTGCAGCGGATGGAGCTCGCCTTCTTCACCCGCACGAAGACGGGTGTCATCCAGTCGCGCCTGCAGAACGACGTGGGCGGCGTGGCCAACGTGCTCACCAACACGGTCGCGAGCGTCCTCGGCAACACCGTCACCGTGATCGCGGCCCTGGTCGCCATGCTCCTCCTCAGCTGGCAGCTCACGCTCGTGGCCGTGATCCTGATGCCGCTGCTGGTCTGGGTGCAGCGCCGCGTCGGTCAGGTGCGCGCTCGCATCGCCGGGCAGACGCAGGAGTCGCTGTCGGAGATGACGGCGATCACGCAGGAGACGCTGAGCGTCTCGGGCATCCTCCTGGCCAAGAGCTTCAACCGGCAGAGCGCCGAGATCGGCCGCTACGCCGACGAGAACCGCAATCAGATCGGGCTGGCCATCCGTCAGCAGATGACGGGCCAGTGGTTCTTCGCGATGGTGCAGATCATCCTCAGCATCGTGCCCGCCATCGTCTACGTGGTGTCGGCCTACCTCATCGTCGGCGGCGTCGACATCACCGCGGGCACCATCGTCGCGTTCACCACGGTGCAGGCGCGGCTGATGTGGCCGCTGCTCGGCCTGATGCGCGTGGGGCTCGACCTCCAGACGTCCGGGGCGCTCTTCGCCCGCATCTTCGAGTACCTCGACCTCCGACCGGCGATCGTCGACAAGCCCGACGCGCGCGCCCTGCCGCCAGCCGACGCCGGGCGCGTGGAGCTCCGCGACGTCACGTTCGTGTACCCCGACGGCGAGCGCGAGCATCCCACCCTCGACCGCGTCTCGCTCACCATCGAGCCCGGGCAGTTCGCCGCGTTCGTCGGTCCGTCGGGGGCGGGGAAGACCACCGTCTCCTACCTCGTGCCCCGCCTGTACGACGTGACCGAGGGGGCGGTGCTCGTCGACGGCGAGGACGTCCGCGACGTCACGCACGAGTCGCTCATCGCGCAGCTCGGGGTGGTGAGCCAGGAGACGTACCTCTTCCACGCGACCATCGGCGAGAACCTGCGGTACGCCCGGCCCGACGCCACCGACGCCGAGCTGATCGACGCGGCGACGCGGGCGAACATCCACGAGCGCATCATGAGCTTCCCCGACGGGTACGACACCGTGGTGGGGGAGCGCGGCTACCGGCTCTCCGGCGGCGAGAAGCAGCGGATCGCGATCGCGCGGGTGCTGCTGAAGGACCCGGCCATCCTCATCCTCGACGAGGCGACCAGCGCCCTCGACTCGATCTCCGAGCGGGTGGTGCAGGATGCGCTCGACAACGCCAGCCACGGCCGCACGACCATCGCGATCGCCCACCGGCTCTCGACCATCGTCGGGGCCGACGTGATCTTCGTCGTCGACGGCGGCCGCATCGTCGAGAGCGGCACGCACGGCGAGCTCCTGGAGCGAGGCGGCGCCTACGCGGCGCTGTATGCGCAGCAGCTCGATGTGGTCTCGCCCGCCGTCCGCTAG
- a CDS encoding DUF4232 domain-containing protein, with product MPQGNGWRIATIVLAIVVGLGIVVAAVGLVVVSLQGGSAAPTPAPTTATPTPSATPTPTPTPTPTSTPTAGGACTPEQLAVRASDPQGTAGSTVLQLVFSNTSSTTCTMSGYPQVMFVGDQNGTQIGAAAIPDPTVRVETLTLNPGDSAYSLLTIGEAGNYDGCTPTVVDGFRVYPPDASGALYLPDASYGACAESGIQQLRVGAVQQN from the coding sequence ATGCCACAGGGCAACGGGTGGCGGATCGCCACGATCGTCCTCGCGATCGTCGTCGGCCTGGGGATCGTGGTCGCCGCCGTGGGGCTCGTCGTGGTCTCCCTCCAGGGCGGGTCCGCGGCTCCCACGCCGGCGCCCACGACCGCGACTCCGACGCCGTCCGCGACGCCGACACCGACCCCGACTCCGACGCCGACCTCGACCCCCACGGCGGGCGGGGCCTGCACGCCGGAGCAGTTGGCGGTGCGCGCCTCCGACCCGCAGGGCACGGCGGGGTCGACCGTGCTGCAGCTGGTCTTCTCCAACACGTCCTCCACGACGTGCACCATGAGCGGATACCCTCAGGTCATGTTCGTCGGCGACCAGAACGGCACCCAGATCGGCGCCGCGGCGATCCCCGACCCGACCGTCCGGGTCGAGACCCTCACGCTGAACCCCGGCGACTCGGCGTACTCGCTGCTCACGATCGGCGAGGCGGGCAACTACGACGGATGCACCCCGACCGTCGTCGACGGCTTCCGCGTCTACCCGCCCGACGCCTCCGGCGCCCTCTACCTCCCCGACGCCTCCTACGGCGCCTGCGCCGAGTCCGGCATCCAGCAGCTCCGCGTCGGAGCCGTGCAGCAGAACTGA
- a CDS encoding carbohydrate ABC transporter permease, translated as MSAVQPIDLPVDPSTRSQLRGGEAEIEREETMAKRTKRRLTSRGATIAALIIAVLWTIPTFGLLVSSFRPNQDIQTSGWWTIFSNWGFTLDNYSAVLGAGNSQVTIASSFINSIAITIPATLIPLAIASLAAYAFAWIDFKGKDWLFIGVFALQIVPIQMALVPLLSLFSRGVVVGNDFIFAGVPSNGTFSQVWIAHSIFALPLAIFLLHNFVSEIPREVIEAARVDGAGHGQIFFRIILPLTMPALASFAIFQFLWVWNDLLVALIFADGSIAPITKLLAEITGSRGQEWYLLTAGAFVAIIVPLIVFFALQRFFVRGLLAGSTKG; from the coding sequence ATGAGCGCCGTCCAGCCGATCGACCTGCCGGTCGACCCGTCCACCCGCAGCCAGCTCCGCGGGGGAGAGGCGGAGATCGAGCGCGAGGAGACGATGGCGAAGCGCACCAAGCGCCGCCTGACCTCGCGCGGGGCCACCATCGCGGCGCTCATCATCGCCGTGCTGTGGACGATCCCCACCTTCGGACTGCTCGTCTCGTCGTTCCGGCCCAACCAGGACATCCAGACCAGCGGCTGGTGGACGATCTTCTCGAACTGGGGCTTCACGCTCGACAACTACTCGGCCGTGCTCGGGGCGGGCAACTCGCAGGTCACGATCGCCTCGTCGTTCATCAACTCGATCGCGATCACCATCCCGGCCACGCTCATCCCGCTGGCCATCGCCTCGCTGGCCGCCTACGCCTTCGCCTGGATCGACTTCAAGGGCAAGGACTGGCTGTTCATCGGCGTCTTCGCGCTGCAGATCGTGCCGATCCAGATGGCGCTGGTGCCGCTGCTCAGCCTGTTCTCGCGCGGTGTGGTCGTCGGCAACGACTTCATCTTCGCGGGCGTGCCCTCCAACGGGACGTTCTCGCAGGTGTGGATCGCGCACTCGATCTTCGCGCTCCCGCTGGCGATCTTCCTGCTGCACAACTTCGTCTCGGAGATCCCGCGCGAGGTCATCGAGGCGGCACGCGTCGACGGCGCCGGTCACGGGCAGATCTTCTTCCGCATCATCCTGCCGCTGACCATGCCGGCCCTGGCGTCGTTCGCGATCTTCCAGTTCCTGTGGGTCTGGAACGACCTGCTGGTGGCGCTGATCTTCGCCGACGGCTCGATCGCTCCGATCACGAAACTCCTCGCGGAGATCACCGGGTCGCGCGGGCAGGAATGGTACCTTCTCACCGCCGGTGCGTTCGTCGCCATCATCGTCCCGCTCATCGTGTTCTTCGCGCTGCAGCGGTTCTTCGTGCGAGGGCTCCTCGCCGGTTCGACGAAGGGCTGA
- a CDS encoding carbohydrate ABC transporter permease has protein sequence MSDFLLWVGKLPPLAQIPIVVVAFAIVVALILFFIEIAPRSGRKYTIIRLAACVVFPALAFYLIGSVWWAIIIAAVLGGLFFILDFRSRQGQGYLFQLVGFLAPALILLIVGLVYPTVKTFIDSFFSSRGSFVAIDNYIWIFTQPQGLRTVINTIIWVLVVPVASTIFGLAYAVFIDKSRGEKFFKILVFMPMAISFVGASIIWRFVYTYRPVEENQIGLLNQVVVWLGGQPVQWLQEDPWNTFFLIVVLIWIQTGFAMVVLSAAIKGVPTEHIEAAQLDGANAWQRFINVTVPGIRASLIVVITTISIASLKVFDIVRTMTAGANDTSVIANEMYSQFKNFEYGRSAAFAVVLFLLVLPIVIYNARQIKKQREIR, from the coding sequence ATGTCGGATTTCCTCCTGTGGGTGGGCAAGCTGCCGCCGCTGGCACAGATCCCGATCGTCGTGGTGGCGTTCGCGATCGTCGTCGCCCTCATCCTCTTCTTCATCGAGATCGCCCCGCGCTCGGGTCGGAAGTACACGATCATCCGCCTCGCGGCGTGCGTCGTGTTCCCGGCGCTCGCCTTCTACCTCATCGGATCGGTGTGGTGGGCGATCATCATCGCCGCGGTCCTGGGCGGCCTGTTCTTCATCCTCGACTTCCGGTCCAGGCAGGGGCAGGGCTACCTCTTCCAGCTGGTGGGCTTCCTCGCCCCGGCGCTGATCCTGCTGATCGTCGGCCTGGTCTACCCCACGGTCAAGACCTTCATCGACTCCTTCTTCTCGAGCCGCGGCTCGTTCGTCGCCATCGACAACTACATCTGGATCTTCACGCAGCCGCAGGGCCTTCGCACCGTGATCAACACGATCATCTGGGTGCTGGTCGTGCCCGTCGCGTCCACGATCTTCGGACTCGCCTACGCGGTGTTCATCGACAAGAGCCGCGGTGAGAAGTTCTTCAAGATCCTCGTCTTCATGCCGATGGCGATCTCATTCGTCGGCGCCTCGATCATCTGGCGGTTCGTGTACACGTACCGTCCCGTGGAGGAGAACCAGATCGGCCTGCTCAACCAGGTCGTCGTCTGGCTCGGCGGGCAGCCCGTGCAGTGGCTGCAGGAGGATCCGTGGAACACGTTCTTCCTCATCGTCGTGCTCATCTGGATCCAGACCGGATTCGCGATGGTCGTCCTCTCCGCCGCCATCAAGGGCGTGCCCACCGAGCACATCGAGGCCGCGCAGCTCGACGGCGCCAACGCCTGGCAGCGGTTCATCAACGTGACGGTGCCCGGCATCCGCGCCTCGCTCATCGTCGTGATCACCACGATCTCGATCGCCTCGCTGAAGGTGTTCGACATCGTGCGCACGATGACCGCCGGCGCCAACGACACCAGCGTCATCGCGAACGAGATGTACAGCCAGTTCAAGAACTTCGAGTACGGGCGGTCGGCGGCCTTCGCGGTCGTGCTGTTCCTGCTCGTGCTGCCGATCGTCATCTACAACGCCAGGCAGATCAAGAAGCAGAGGGAGATCCGATGA
- a CDS encoding ABC transporter substrate-binding protein: MRATLPRRIGVPIAIAAGLGLALAGCSGNAGGGNASGGGNTVGEADGVVTVYGTIADTEAELLEQSWADWEKANNIDIQYESSKEFESQIGIRAQGGNPPDLAIFPQPGLLSDLASRGFLQPAPEGVAKNVDDNWSSDWKAYGTVDDTLYGAPLMASVKGFVWYSPKQFADNGWKVPETWDEMLTLTKDMQAKTGSAPWCAGFGSGDATGWPGTDWVEDLVLRQSGPDVYDQWVKNEVKFTDQPISDAFTSVGDILLNPQYVNAGYGDVSSINSTAFGDVATAMAQGKCSLTHQASFFDGFLTDAGATVGPDADIWAFVTPPVTSGETAVTGGGEIVGAFSNDADTVKVQEYLSSADWANSRVSLGGVISANKGLDPANAKSPILQQAIGILQDPNTTFRFDASDLMPGAVGAGTFWKGMVDWINGTPQPQVLEQIEGGWPTE, encoded by the coding sequence ATGCGGGCAACACTGCCTCGCCGAATCGGAGTCCCGATCGCGATCGCTGCGGGACTCGGACTCGCTCTCGCCGGCTGCTCCGGCAACGCCGGTGGCGGCAACGCCAGTGGCGGCGGCAACACCGTCGGCGAGGCCGACGGCGTCGTCACGGTCTACGGCACCATCGCCGACACCGAGGCCGAGCTTCTCGAGCAGTCGTGGGCCGACTGGGAGAAGGCCAACAACATCGACATCCAGTACGAGTCGTCGAAGGAGTTCGAGTCGCAGATCGGCATCCGGGCTCAGGGTGGCAACCCGCCGGACCTCGCGATCTTCCCGCAGCCCGGCCTCCTCTCCGACCTCGCCTCGCGCGGCTTCCTGCAGCCGGCACCCGAGGGCGTCGCGAAGAACGTCGACGACAACTGGTCGAGCGACTGGAAGGCGTACGGCACCGTCGACGACACCCTCTACGGCGCGCCGCTGATGGCGAGCGTCAAGGGCTTCGTCTGGTACTCGCCCAAGCAGTTCGCCGACAACGGCTGGAAGGTCCCGGAGACCTGGGACGAGATGCTGACCCTGACCAAGGACATGCAGGCCAAGACCGGCAGCGCCCCCTGGTGCGCCGGCTTCGGCTCCGGTGACGCCACCGGCTGGCCGGGCACCGACTGGGTCGAGGACCTGGTGCTCCGCCAGTCCGGCCCCGACGTGTACGACCAGTGGGTCAAGAACGAGGTCAAGTTCACCGACCAGCCCATCTCCGACGCGTTCACCTCGGTGGGCGACATCCTCCTCAACCCGCAGTACGTGAACGCGGGCTACGGCGATGTCTCGTCGATCAACTCCACCGCCTTCGGCGACGTGGCCACCGCGATGGCGCAGGGCAAGTGCTCGCTGACGCACCAGGCCTCGTTCTTCGACGGCTTCCTCACCGACGCCGGCGCCACCGTCGGCCCCGACGCCGACATCTGGGCCTTCGTGACCCCGCCGGTGACGTCCGGTGAGACCGCTGTCACCGGTGGTGGCGAGATCGTCGGCGCGTTCTCGAACGACGCCGACACCGTCAAGGTGCAGGAGTACCTCTCGAGCGCCGACTGGGCCAACAGCCGCGTCTCGCTCGGTGGTGTCATCTCCGCGAACAAGGGCCTCGACCCCGCGAACGCGAAGAGCCCGATCCTGCAGCAGGCCATCGGCATCCTCCAGGACCCGAACACCACGTTCCGGTTCGACGCCTCCGACCTGATGCCCGGTGCTGTCGGCGCCGGCACCTTCTGGAAGGGCATGGTCGACTGGATCAACGGCACCCCGCAGCCGCAGGTGCTCGAGCAGATCGAGGGCGGTTGGCCGACCGAGTAG
- a CDS encoding LacI family DNA-binding transcriptional regulator: protein MTGIEDVAALAGVSKATVSRALSGRGYVSPATRDRVSEAAASLGYVVSSSASSLVTGRSNNVGVIIPIINQWFFGSILDGVERALLERGYDLMLYNVSKSGEERSRVFEYFLVRKRVDAIIAVTLEITPEEARSLLALGKPIAGIGGPLEGIPTISIDDVAAARLATEHLLMLGHRDILHVGGDLAEQMDFHVHSKRLTGYLEAMEAAGIPAAETTFVATAFDIPGGYHVGKQVLGDPRRRPTAIFAAADEIAIGIILAARELGISVPDDLSVIGIDDHPLAELFGLTSIRQRPGEQGAQAVEFVIRQLEEPGWAPPPRHTDVPASLVTRSSTARPRVR from the coding sequence GTGACGGGCATCGAGGACGTCGCGGCGCTCGCCGGGGTCTCGAAGGCGACCGTGTCGAGGGCGCTGAGCGGACGAGGCTACGTGTCCCCCGCCACGCGGGACCGGGTCTCCGAGGCCGCCGCGAGCCTGGGCTACGTCGTGTCGTCGAGCGCCTCGAGCCTGGTCACCGGCAGATCCAACAACGTCGGGGTGATCATCCCGATCATCAACCAGTGGTTCTTCGGCAGCATCCTCGACGGGGTCGAACGGGCCCTCCTCGAACGCGGCTACGACCTGATGCTCTACAACGTCTCCAAGAGCGGCGAGGAGCGCAGCCGCGTCTTCGAGTACTTCCTGGTGCGCAAGCGCGTGGACGCGATCATCGCGGTCACGCTCGAGATCACGCCCGAGGAGGCCAGGTCGCTGCTCGCCCTGGGCAAGCCGATCGCGGGCATCGGCGGCCCGCTGGAGGGCATCCCGACGATCAGCATCGACGACGTGGCCGCGGCCCGGCTCGCGACCGAGCACCTGCTGATGCTCGGGCACCGCGACATCCTCCACGTCGGCGGCGACCTCGCCGAGCAGATGGACTTCCACGTCCACTCCAAGCGCCTGACCGGCTATCTCGAGGCGATGGAGGCGGCGGGCATCCCCGCCGCGGAGACGACGTTCGTGGCGACCGCGTTCGACATCCCCGGCGGATACCACGTGGGCAAGCAGGTGTTGGGCGACCCCCGACGACGGCCGACGGCGATCTTCGCCGCCGCCGACGAGATCGCGATCGGGATCATCCTCGCCGCGCGGGAGCTCGGCATCTCGGTGCCCGACGACCTCTCCGTCATCGGCATCGACGACCATCCGCTGGCCGAGCTGTTCGGGCTCACCTCGATCCGGCAGCGTCCCGGGGAGCAGGGGGCTCAGGCGGTGGAGTTCGTCATCCGTCAGCTCGAGGAGCCGGGGTGGGCCCCTCCCCCGCGCCACACCGACGTGCCCGCGTCGCTCGTGACGCGCTCCTCGACCGCCCGCCCGCGCGTCCGCTGA
- the rplL gene encoding 50S ribosomal protein L7/L12: MAKLSTEELLEAFKELTLIELSEFVKAFEETFEVTAAAPVAVAGPAAVGGGAAAEEVEEKDSFDVILEAAGDKKIQVIKEVRALTSLGLGEAKALVDGAPKPVLEGANKETAEKAKAQLEEAGATVTLK, encoded by the coding sequence ATGGCAAAGCTTTCCACCGAGGAACTGCTTGAGGCGTTCAAGGAGCTCACGCTCATCGAGCTGAGCGAGTTCGTCAAGGCGTTCGAGGAGACCTTCGAGGTCACCGCCGCCGCTCCCGTCGCCGTCGCCGGCCCCGCCGCTGTCGGCGGTGGCGCTGCCGCCGAGGAGGTCGAGGAGAAGGACTCGTTCGACGTCATCCTCGAGGCTGCCGGCGACAAGAAGATCCAGGTCATCAAGGAGGTGCGCGCGCTCACCAGCCTCGGCCTCGGTGAAGCGAAGGCTCTCGTCGACGGCGCCCCCAAGCCCGTCCTCGAGGGTGCCAACAAGGAGACCGCCGAGAAGGCCAAGGCCCAGCTCGAAGAGGCCGGCGCGACCGTCACCCTCAAGTAG
- the rplJ gene encoding 50S ribosomal protein L10 has translation MANKEASVAELTDKFQSSTAVLLTEYRGLTVAQLKQLRKSISADATYAVVKNTLTKIAANNAGITVFDDELAGPSAIAFVHGDPVAVAKSLRDFAKANPLLVVKGGYFDGNPLSPEEVTKLADLESREVLLAKLAGAFKASLFGAAYLFNAPLSKAVRTVEALREKQESAN, from the coding sequence ATGGCGAACAAGGAAGCTTCGGTCGCCGAGCTCACGGACAAGTTCCAGAGCTCGACCGCCGTACTGCTGACCGAGTACCGCGGTCTCACTGTTGCTCAGCTCAAGCAGCTGCGCAAGTCGATCAGTGCAGACGCGACGTACGCCGTGGTGAAGAACACGCTGACCAAGATCGCGGCCAACAACGCGGGCATCACCGTCTTCGACGACGAGCTCGCCGGTCCCTCCGCGATCGCCTTCGTCCACGGTGACCCCGTGGCCGTCGCCAAGTCGCTGCGTGACTTCGCCAAGGCAAACCCTCTTCTCGTGGTGAAGGGCGGGTACTTCGACGGTAACCCGCTCTCGCCCGAAGAGGTCACCAAGCTGGCCGACCTCGAGAGCCGTGAGGTCCTGCTTGCCAAGCTGGCAGGCGCCTTCAAGGCTTCGCTGTTCGGTGCCGCCTATCTCTTCAACGCTCCGCTCTCGAAGGCCGTTCGCACGGTCGAGGCGCTGCGTGAGAAGCAGGAGTCCGCGAACTGA